The segment TCAGCAACACCGCAATTGGAACCACCAACATTTCACCGGTCCTGACAGCCAAGATCATTTACATGAGCTTGCTTGAATGGCTTCAGGGAACAATATCGTGGATGTTTTCCCTTATTGGTACCTCGTTCGATGCTTCATCAATGTTCAGCAGCATCTCCCCTGAACGCACATGGACTGATGGCCAGGAAAAGATCATCATGGGAATCCGCCTTCCCCGCGTACTTCTTGCGGTCTTTGTAGGAGCAGCACTTGCCACTGCAGGCTGTTCCATGCAGGGGCTTCTGAAGAACCCCCTGGCAGACCCTTACATAATAGGAATGTCTTCCGGTGCAGCACTTGGTGCAGCCATTGGATTTACACTGCTGCTGCCAACACAGCTCGTGTCCTTTATCGTTGCCACCATTACAATATTCGTAGTATATAACATCTCAAAGGTCGGCGGCAAAGTCCCTGTGGACACACTTCTTCTTGCCGGCGTAGCCATCAGTTTCTTCCTGTCAGCACTTACCTCCTTTTTCCTCTTCTTCTCGGAATCCCTCCACCAGATCATCTACTGGATGATGGGAGGATTCTGGAATGCAAGCTGGGACAAAGTGAAGATCACGATGATAATTGTGCTTGCAGGAATCGCATTATCACAGAGACATGCCTGGAGCCTGAACACAATGTTGCTTGGGGAAGAACAGGCACAGTCCCTCGGGGTTAACGTTGAGAGCGTTAAAAAGCAGATCCTTATAATCTCTGCACTGATAACCGCAGCAGCAGTTTCCGTTAGCGGGATCATAGGGTTTGTAGGACTTATCATACCCCATATCATGCGTAACATAATAGGACCCGATCACAGAGGGCTTCTGCCTGCATCAACATTAACCGGTGCTATCTTTTTAGTTCTCTCTGATACCTTTGCAAGGACATTCCCTACCAAAGTGCAAACGATACTGGAATCAAACGACATCATGTTGTTCCAGGTGATACTCGAAAGGGTAGGCTCCCTTCAGGGAGTAGACCTTCCGGTAGGCATAGTCACAGCTCTTTTCGGAGCTCCGTTCTTTGTATATCTTCTAAGGAAAAGGAGGAAGAGCCTCTATGCTTGAAGTAAACGATGTAATCGTAAAATACGGGACCCGCCAGATACTGAACCAGGTGGACCTCCAGGCAGAAGAAGGAAAATTTGTAGGGATCATTGGTCCAAATGGCTCAGGAAAGACCACACTGGTAAAGACGATCAACAACATCATAAAACCAACTGCAGGAAGCATCACTATTGACGGAAGAAGTATTGATGACATGAGCAGTGTCGAGATCGCAAAGAACATAGCCATGGTCTCACAGGTAATATCCATTAACTTCGAATTTACCGTTGAAGACGTGGTCCTGATGGGTCGTACACCATACATCAAAGGTGCAGAGACACACGAGGACATGGAGATCGTGCAGGATGCAATGGAAAAGACGAAGATCCTTCACCTAAAGGACAGGTTCGTTACACAACTAAGCGGTGGAGAACTGCAAAAGGTCATCATTGCACGCGCACTTGCACAGAATCCGAAGATACTGATTCTTGATGAACCTACCTCCCACCTGGACATCACCAACCAGATAGACATACTGAGCCTCGTAAAAGATGCTTCCAGAAAAGGAATGATTGTCATAGCGGTCATCCATGACCTGAACCTGGCAGCTTACTATTGTGATAAGATCTGCCTGATCAGAGATGGGGATCTGATATCCAGCGGTACTCCGAAGGAAGTACTTACACCATCCAACATAAAGACCACATATAACATTGATGTGGAAGTCATCAATAACATCATCACGAATTCCCTTTATGTGATCCCACTGCTGGAACCGTTGCCCAGACATGAAACTGTTTTCTCAGAGGAAATATAATGTCCGGATCACATCCTGCAAACCTACTGATAATATCCCTTTTTCTCGTTGCCGCCGTATGTATAAGCGGATGCATGGAAGAGAAAAGTGAACAAACGACGACCGAAATAACAGATATGGCACTTCAGTCATCTGATTTTTTACAGAACTATACTCTCAAAGAAAAAGCTGTAAAGACAGAGAATGACGTATCTGAACAAACCATAGAAAAAGGGTGGAAAGAAGGGTACTATACGATACACTACAATATGTTGAATAATGCCACCAACATAACGGTCATAGAACAGCACATATCTATTTTTGAACCGGGAAAGGCAGATGATTTTGTCAGGATCGACCTGGTATCC is part of the Methanococcoides methylutens MM1 genome and harbors:
- a CDS encoding iron ABC transporter permease → MPKYSGSIRNVLIALAVILLVVVVSNTAIGTTNISPVLTAKIIYMSLLEWLQGTISWMFSLIGTSFDASSMFSSISPERTWTDGQEKIIMGIRLPRVLLAVFVGAALATAGCSMQGLLKNPLADPYIIGMSSGAALGAAIGFTLLLPTQLVSFIVATITIFVVYNISKVGGKVPVDTLLLAGVAISFFLSALTSFFLFFSESLHQIIYWMMGGFWNASWDKVKITMIIVLAGIALSQRHAWSLNTMLLGEEQAQSLGVNVESVKKQILIISALITAAAVSVSGIIGFVGLIIPHIMRNIIGPDHRGLLPASTLTGAIFLVLSDTFARTFPTKVQTILESNDIMLFQVILERVGSLQGVDLPVGIVTALFGAPFFVYLLRKRRKSLYA
- a CDS encoding heme ABC transporter ATP-binding protein; translation: MLEVNDVIVKYGTRQILNQVDLQAEEGKFVGIIGPNGSGKTTLVKTINNIIKPTAGSITIDGRSIDDMSSVEIAKNIAMVSQVISINFEFTVEDVVLMGRTPYIKGAETHEDMEIVQDAMEKTKILHLKDRFVTQLSGGELQKVIIARALAQNPKILILDEPTSHLDITNQIDILSLVKDASRKGMIVIAVIHDLNLAAYYCDKICLIRDGDLISSGTPKEVLTPSNIKTTYNIDVEVINNIITNSLYVIPLLEPLPRHETVFSEEI